A genomic stretch from Caldisericum sp. includes:
- a CDS encoding regulatory protein RecX: MKNSLQKKKKPNSILNYALNLLSRKDYSEFELREKLLQYFDSGIEEVIEKLKERGLLSDERYAERLIDRYIKKKYGFLRIKMELEKRGLKDFGVLLNKMYTYDLEKENAKMFLDKKPKEKLYTYLVQKGFRPRIVQEVLAEK; the protein is encoded by the coding sequence ATGAAAAACTCTTTGCAAAAAAAGAAGAAGCCCAATAGTATTTTAAATTATGCATTGAATCTTCTTTCAAGAAAAGATTATTCTGAGTTTGAATTAAGAGAAAAACTTTTACAGTATTTTGATAGTGGTATTGAAGAAGTAATTGAAAAACTAAAGGAAAGAGGACTTCTTTCTGATGAACGATATGCTGAGAGGCTGATAGATAGGTATATAAAGAAAAAATACGGATTTTTACGTATAAAAATGGAACTTGAAAAGCGGGGTTTAAAAGATTTTGGAGTGCTTTTAAACAAAATGTATACATACGACTTAGAAAAAGAAAATGCCAAAATGTTTTTAGATAAAAAACCAAAAGAAAAGTTATATACTTATTTAGTTCAAAAAGGGTTCAGGCCTCGTATCGTTCAGGAAGTCCTCGCCGAAAAATAA
- the recA gene encoding recombinase RecA yields MANNENDKEQALKLAMMQVEKEYGKGSVMRLGDKKASLTIEVIPTGIYSLDLALGVGGFPRGRIIEIFGPEGSGKTTLALEAIANAQRMGGKALFVDVEHAFSPEYAKSLGVNTDDLIVSQPDYAEQALDIIDIFVRSGAVDIVVLDSVAALVPKAELEGDMGDSFMGVQARLMSQALRKLAGTINKSKTCMIFINQLREKIGVVFGNPEVTPGGRALKFYASVRLDVRRVESISGDGGDKGNRIRIKVVKNKVAPPYREAVVDLIFGEGISRFGDLFDVAVENGIIKKSGSFFSYGDIKLGQGRDNAIKLLQSNEELLNKIKKELDEKLFAKKEEAQ; encoded by the coding sequence ATGGCAAATAATGAAAATGACAAAGAACAAGCCTTAAAACTTGCGATGATGCAAGTCGAAAAGGAATATGGAAAAGGGTCTGTAATGAGACTTGGCGATAAAAAGGCAAGTTTAACCATAGAAGTAATACCTACTGGAATTTATTCACTTGACCTTGCCTTAGGTGTTGGAGGCTTTCCAAGGGGACGTATAATTGAAATATTTGGACCTGAGGGAAGTGGAAAAACTACACTTGCTCTTGAGGCAATTGCAAATGCCCAAAGAATGGGTGGAAAAGCATTGTTTGTTGATGTAGAACATGCTTTCTCACCAGAGTATGCGAAAAGTCTTGGAGTAAATACCGATGACCTTATCGTATCACAGCCTGACTATGCAGAACAAGCGCTTGACATAATTGATATCTTTGTTAGGTCCGGCGCAGTGGATATTGTTGTGCTTGATTCAGTAGCTGCACTTGTTCCAAAGGCTGAGTTGGAAGGCGATATGGGTGACTCGTTTATGGGAGTTCAGGCACGTTTAATGTCCCAGGCACTACGAAAACTTGCAGGCACTATTAATAAATCAAAGACATGTATGATTTTTATAAATCAGTTGAGAGAAAAAATTGGTGTTGTTTTTGGAAATCCAGAGGTAACTCCTGGTGGTCGTGCACTTAAATTCTACGCTTCAGTCAGGCTTGATGTAAGACGTGTAGAATCTATTTCTGGGGATGGTGGCGATAAAGGGAACAGAATAAGGATAAAAGTTGTTAAGAACAAAGTAGCACCTCCTTACAGGGAAGCCGTAGTAGATCTAATATTTGGTGAAGGTATTTCAAGGTTTGGTGACTTATTCGATGTTGCCGTTGAAAACGGTATAATAAAGAAAAGCGGTTCCTTCTTCTCTTACGGAGACATCAAACTTGGGCAGGGTAGAGACAATGCTATAAAATTACTCCAGAGCAACGAGGAACTTCTTAACAAAATAAAGAAAGAATTAGATGAAAAACTCTTTGCAAAAAAAGAAGAAGCCCAATAG
- the thpR gene encoding RNA 2',3'-cyclic phosphodiesterase, with protein MRIFIALKTTPYEDELFKIVSNLKTKIHGDIKWVEKDNLHVTVKFLGEVEEPFLEDIFRISDEISSLFKTFNFEIQGISGFPKKEFARVLFFAINDVNRNIENIMRELDKSFEKYHFKREESYVPHITFGRCRTNYLNLSEFKFEDFSFSVGAFGITVFESVLTKNGPIYNEVKTFNFKD; from the coding sequence ATGAGAATTTTTATCGCCTTGAAGACAACACCATACGAAGATGAACTTTTTAAAATTGTATCAAATTTAAAAACAAAGATTCATGGAGATATAAAATGGGTTGAAAAAGACAATCTTCATGTTACGGTTAAATTTTTAGGTGAGGTAGAGGAACCTTTTCTTGAAGACATTTTTAGGATTAGCGATGAGATTTCGAGTTTATTCAAGACCTTTAATTTCGAGATTCAGGGGATTTCTGGATTTCCCAAAAAAGAGTTTGCAAGAGTCTTGTTTTTTGCTATAAACGATGTAAACAGAAACATTGAAAACATTATGAGAGAACTTGATAAAAGTTTTGAAAAGTATCACTTTAAGCGTGAAGAATCTTATGTACCTCACATAACTTTCGGAAGATGTAGAACAAATTATTTGAATCTTAGCGAGTTTAAGTTTGAAGATTTTTCGTTCAGTGTAGGCGCCTTTGGAATTACAGTATTTGAAAGTGTCTTGACAAAAAACGGTCCAATATATAATGAAGTTAAAACTTTTAATTTTAAAGATTAA
- the rimO gene encoding 30S ribosomal protein S12 methylthiotransferase RimO, with product MKKVSIISLGCPKNLVDSERALGSISHKYSITFNPDDARIVLINTCAFLEDSRKEAEEVINEFVEKKKKGKVEKILVMGCYPSLDVKHLQEKFPLVDGFVGTNNLKDVLNALENGGVYVDKKPEYADLPRLQVTLPHYSYLKIADGCSHRCAFCLIPKIKGDTHSFDIEFLVSEASSLSKNGAKELIIIAQDITQYGIDIYGEVKLIELLKELEKIESLKWIRLLYTYPIPYMRKVIDYIKNSSKVVPYIDMPIQHASSKMLKTMHRAYDKKQLEEIVSKIKESGLAFRTSVIVGFPTETNDDFKELVEFVEKYEIDHIGIFKYSNEPGTDSYKMEQVPEEIKNERFEKLNKLKDELAIKRSKSFLGKTVEFIVDYYDVRSRLSVGRTIYDAPDIDNIVLVKRKLSEGEIYRGKVLEVSEYEWLVEVIK from the coding sequence GTGAAAAAAGTTTCTATAATAAGTTTAGGATGTCCAAAAAACCTTGTTGACTCTGAAAGAGCCTTAGGCTCAATATCTCATAAATATTCAATAACTTTTAACCCGGATGATGCTCGTATTGTTTTAATAAATACATGCGCATTTCTTGAAGATTCAAGAAAAGAAGCAGAAGAGGTAATAAATGAATTTGTTGAAAAGAAAAAGAAAGGCAAAGTTGAAAAAATATTAGTCATGGGTTGTTACCCGTCGCTTGATGTAAAACACTTACAGGAAAAATTTCCTCTTGTTGATGGATTTGTAGGAACAAATAATCTCAAAGATGTTTTAAATGCTTTGGAAAATGGCGGCGTTTATGTTGATAAAAAACCTGAGTACGCGGATTTACCGCGACTGCAGGTTACACTTCCGCATTATAGTTATCTAAAAATTGCAGACGGTTGTTCGCATAGATGCGCTTTTTGTTTAATTCCAAAGATTAAGGGAGATACACATAGTTTTGATATTGAATTTCTTGTTAGTGAAGCATCATCCTTATCAAAAAACGGAGCAAAAGAACTAATTATTATTGCACAAGATATAACTCAGTATGGAATTGATATTTATGGCGAAGTAAAATTAATTGAACTTTTAAAAGAATTAGAGAAAATAGAAAGTTTAAAATGGATAAGGCTTCTTTATACATATCCTATACCTTATATGCGTAAGGTTATAGATTATATAAAGAACTCGTCAAAGGTTGTTCCTTATATCGATATGCCCATACAACATGCTTCTTCTAAAATGCTTAAAACAATGCACAGAGCATACGATAAAAAACAGTTAGAAGAAATTGTTTCTAAAATAAAAGAGTCCGGTTTAGCTTTTAGAACATCAGTTATAGTTGGTTTTCCAACTGAAACTAACGACGATTTTAAAGAACTTGTAGAGTTTGTAGAAAAGTATGAAATAGATCACATTGGAATCTTTAAGTACAGTAACGAACCAGGGACTGATAGTTATAAAATGGAACAGGTTCCAGAGGAGATAAAAAATGAAAGGTTTGAGAAACTCAATAAATTAAAAGATGAACTTGCAATTAAAAGAAGTAAATCGTTTTTAGGAAAAACAGTAGAATTTATAGTTGATTATTATGATGTGCGTTCAAGGCTTTCAGTTGGTAGAACTATTTACGATGCACCGGATATTGATAATATTGTTCTTGTTAAAAGAAAATTAAGTGAGGGAGAAATATATAGGGGAAAGGTTTTAGAGGTAAGCGAATATGAGTGGCTTGTGGAGGTAATAAAATGA
- a CDS encoding helix-turn-helix domain-containing protein: MSIGKVLKEEREKKHLTLEDVSKETLVRVYYLEKIENDDFGSEFDGYMLSYVRKYAEALGIDPAPLINEYRELFKGKEEILKPRKNYKRLTILIFVLLIISAIICGVTRSSIFNKPVTPANPNNQEISSGGTQTQNPSSQNPSEGPQNPETQPINTKPSEEPKPQYPINLILKSDGRCWLGITIDGKYSQRFINKGETLELHANQYIQIRFGNAKVVKVDLNGKDLGLASTTDTVAEYKYTEKGAEKINTP, encoded by the coding sequence ATGAGCATAGGGAAAGTACTTAAAGAAGAACGTGAAAAAAAGCATTTAACTCTTGAAGATGTCTCCAAGGAGACACTTGTAAGGGTGTATTATCTTGAGAAAATCGAAAACGATGATTTTGGCTCAGAATTTGATGGCTATATGTTGTCGTATGTTAGAAAATATGCGGAGGCGTTGGGAATTGACCCTGCGCCTTTAATTAATGAATATAGAGAACTTTTTAAAGGGAAGGAAGAAATTTTAAAGCCAAGGAAGAATTACAAAAGACTCACTATTTTGATTTTTGTTTTGCTAATAATTTCAGCTATTATATGTGGTGTTACAAGAAGTAGTATTTTCAATAAGCCCGTTACTCCTGCAAATCCAAATAACCAGGAGATTAGCTCAGGAGGAACTCAAACTCAAAATCCTTCGTCTCAAAATCCTTCGGAAGGGCCCCAAAACCCGGAAACGCAACCCATTAATACAAAGCCTTCTGAAGAGCCAAAACCTCAGTATCCAATTAATCTTATTCTTAAAAGTGATGGAAGATGTTGGCTTGGCATAACAATTGACGGTAAATACTCCCAAAGATTTATAAATAAAGGAGAGACCCTTGAACTCCATGCGAATCAATACATACAGATACGCTTTGGAAATGCGAAGGTTGTAAAAGTTGATCTGAATGGTAAGGACCTTGGTTTAGCAAGCACGACTGATACAGTTGCTGAATACAAGTATACTGAAAAAGGGGCAGAAAAGATTAATACTCCGTGA
- the lon gene encoding endopeptidase La: MNERKWEKNYAPYFPLRGIVIFPGMVVPLIVGRPKSINAIEEALSTDKLIVVSTQKNGLIEEPEPKDVYNVGVGCEIIQVLRLPDGTYRIIVEGIERVKITQFDVSPTIWHVHVEPLESLYEPSTETEALMRLVSDKFALYSELNKKVPQDAILNLTNIDSPERLIMLVVSNLFISVEEKQKLLEMTNVKEQLKYLHEILERENTILEISRKIDDEVRNRIEKSQKEYFLREKLKEIERELGEEGEGAGVISEIKNKMKGRKLPKYVVEKINEELEKLKKIPPMSPESGVIQNYIDWLLSLPWDKSTTDTIDIKKAQEILDKNHYDLKDVKERILELIAVKKLKSDVKGPILCFVGPPGVGKTSLGKSIAEALGRKFVRVSLGGIRDEAEIRGHRRTYVGAMPGRIIQGIKQAGVKNPVFLLDEIDKVGADFRGDPTAALLEALDPEQNNAFSDHYIELPFDLSEVLFITTANVVDTIPPALLDRMEVLALPGYIDEEKLEIAKKFIIPKQLEAHGLEKDDLIISDKAILKIINDYTREAGLRNLERSITKIIRKVAKEKAEKGKIRRRITEENLRKYLGKPEFSREAQEKKSLVGVACGMVVTLAGGDIVYIEATKMAGKGNLILTGQLGEVMKESAQAALSYIRANAERLGVQPDFYDKYDIHIHVPEGAVPKEGPSAGITMFVALVSVLKGVPVNKDVAMTGEITLRGRVLPVGGIKEKVLGAYRANIRTIILPKANEIDVEDIPERVRNNIKFHFIENVEEALSIALENEHREST; this comes from the coding sequence ATGAACGAAAGGAAATGGGAAAAAAATTATGCGCCTTATTTTCCCCTTAGAGGAATAGTAATATTTCCTGGTATGGTTGTTCCTCTTATTGTTGGACGACCTAAATCTATAAATGCAATAGAAGAAGCACTTTCTACAGATAAACTTATAGTTGTTTCAACGCAGAAAAATGGTTTGATTGAAGAACCAGAGCCAAAAGATGTTTATAATGTTGGTGTTGGTTGCGAAATAATTCAAGTTTTAAGGCTTCCAGATGGAACTTATAGAATAATTGTTGAAGGCATAGAAAGGGTTAAAATTACTCAATTTGATGTATCTCCTACAATTTGGCATGTACATGTTGAACCATTAGAGAGTTTATACGAGCCATCCACAGAAACAGAAGCGCTTATGAGGCTCGTATCCGATAAATTTGCCCTTTATTCAGAGCTGAATAAAAAGGTTCCCCAGGATGCGATACTTAATCTTACAAATATTGACTCTCCCGAAAGGCTTATTATGCTTGTTGTATCTAACCTGTTTATCTCTGTAGAGGAAAAGCAAAAACTTCTTGAGATGACCAATGTTAAAGAGCAACTTAAATACTTGCATGAAATCTTAGAAAGAGAAAATACAATCCTTGAAATTTCACGGAAAATTGATGATGAAGTACGAAATAGAATAGAAAAAAGTCAAAAAGAATACTTCTTGCGAGAAAAATTGAAAGAAATCGAAAGAGAACTTGGTGAAGAGGGAGAAGGAGCTGGAGTAATTTCTGAAATTAAAAACAAGATGAAAGGGCGAAAGTTGCCCAAATATGTTGTTGAGAAAATAAATGAAGAACTTGAAAAATTAAAGAAAATCCCTCCAATGAGCCCTGAAAGTGGTGTAATTCAAAATTACATTGACTGGCTTTTATCGTTGCCATGGGATAAATCAACAACTGATACCATTGATATAAAAAAGGCGCAGGAGATTCTTGATAAGAATCATTACGACCTTAAAGATGTAAAAGAGAGGATACTTGAATTAATTGCGGTTAAGAAACTCAAAAGCGATGTAAAAGGCCCGATTTTGTGTTTTGTCGGTCCTCCAGGTGTTGGAAAAACTTCTCTTGGTAAATCGATAGCAGAGGCGCTGGGTAGAAAATTTGTAAGGGTTTCCCTTGGAGGAATAAGAGATGAAGCTGAAATTAGAGGTCATCGAAGAACATATGTAGGTGCAATGCCAGGGAGGATTATTCAAGGAATAAAGCAGGCGGGGGTAAAAAACCCCGTATTTCTCCTGGACGAAATTGACAAAGTTGGTGCTGATTTTAGAGGAGACCCAACAGCAGCTTTGCTTGAAGCACTTGATCCTGAGCAAAACAATGCATTTTCTGATCACTATATAGAGTTGCCCTTCGACCTTTCAGAAGTTCTTTTCATAACAACTGCTAACGTTGTTGACACAATACCTCCAGCACTTTTAGATAGGATGGAAGTCCTTGCTTTACCGGGGTATATAGATGAAGAGAAACTTGAGATAGCAAAGAAATTTATAATTCCAAAACAACTTGAAGCACACGGCCTCGAAAAGGATGATCTAATTATAAGCGATAAAGCGATTCTTAAGATTATTAACGATTACACAAGGGAAGCTGGATTAAGAAATCTCGAAAGGTCTATCACAAAAATTATAAGGAAAGTTGCAAAGGAAAAAGCAGAGAAAGGAAAAATTAGAAGGCGAATTACTGAGGAGAACTTAAGAAAATATCTCGGTAAGCCGGAATTTTCAAGAGAAGCCCAGGAGAAAAAGAGTCTCGTTGGGGTTGCCTGTGGAATGGTTGTGACTCTTGCTGGCGGTGATATCGTTTATATAGAAGCAACAAAGATGGCAGGAAAGGGAAACCTTATCCTTACAGGGCAACTTGGAGAAGTGATGAAAGAATCAGCACAAGCAGCGCTGAGTTATATAAGGGCAAATGCTGAAAGACTTGGTGTTCAACCAGATTTTTACGACAAGTATGATATACATATCCATGTTCCAGAAGGAGCAGTCCCGAAAGAGGGACCTTCTGCTGGTATTACAATGTTTGTTGCGCTTGTCTCTGTTTTAAAAGGAGTTCCTGTTAATAAGGATGTTGCTATGACTGGTGAAATTACTTTGAGAGGAAGAGTGTTGCCTGTAGGTGGAATAAAAGAAAAAGTACTTGGTGCTTATAGGGCAAATATTAGAACTATAATTCTCCCAAAGGCAAATGAAATAGATGTTGAAGATATACCAGAAAGAGTTAGGAATAATATAAAATTCCACTTTATAGAGAATGTTGAGGAGGCATTGAGTATTGCTTTAGAAAATGAGCATAGGGAAAGTACTTAA
- the clpX gene encoding ATP-dependent Clp protease ATP-binding subunit ClpX codes for MEEPRCSFCGKSYSEVDKLITGPDGVYICNECVVKAYNLLMHDGKKRQPKKDIPLPSEIKAFLDEYIIGQEEAKLVISVAAYNHYKRIYQERDVVEIEKSNILLIGPTGSGKTFIAKVLSKILDVPLAISDATSITEAGYVGEDVESIIQRLLIASDFDVSKAEKGIAYIDEIDKIARKGENPSITRDVSGEGVQQGLLKILEGTVANVPPQGGRKHPLQEFIKVNTKDILFIGGGTFEGIEKIIEERVKKRRIGFGTDVETDSNVRILPQDLIKFGMIPEFVGRFPVIARLNKLTREELIKILVEPKNAIVKQYQKMFEIDGVSLEFEHEALEYIADRALELNMGARGLRSVMEQSMIELMYKIPQNKHVKRCIITREFLEDGIEPILLNSKNERVTLKDAA; via the coding sequence ATGGAAGAACCAAGATGTTCGTTTTGTGGAAAATCTTATAGCGAGGTAGACAAATTAATTACAGGTCCCGACGGCGTATATATTTGTAATGAGTGTGTTGTTAAGGCTTATAACCTTTTGATGCATGATGGTAAAAAGAGGCAACCCAAGAAAGATATACCCTTGCCAAGTGAGATTAAAGCATTTCTTGATGAATATATTATTGGACAAGAAGAGGCAAAACTCGTAATATCAGTTGCTGCATATAACCACTACAAGAGAATTTACCAGGAGAGAGATGTTGTCGAAATTGAAAAGAGTAATATTTTGCTTATAGGACCTACAGGCTCCGGTAAGACATTTATTGCAAAAGTTCTTTCTAAGATTCTTGATGTCCCTCTTGCTATTTCTGATGCAACGAGTATAACCGAAGCAGGGTATGTTGGGGAAGATGTCGAAAGCATAATACAAAGGCTTCTTATTGCGTCTGATTTTGATGTTTCAAAAGCAGAAAAAGGAATTGCTTATATTGATGAAATTGATAAAATCGCACGAAAAGGAGAAAATCCTTCAATTACAAGGGATGTATCAGGAGAAGGTGTTCAGCAGGGACTACTCAAAATACTTGAAGGCACTGTTGCAAATGTTCCTCCGCAGGGTGGCAGGAAGCATCCTCTCCAGGAATTTATAAAAGTTAACACAAAAGATATTCTATTCATTGGTGGTGGAACTTTTGAGGGTATTGAAAAAATCATTGAGGAGAGAGTAAAAAAGAGGAGAATTGGTTTTGGAACTGATGTAGAAACTGATTCAAATGTTAGGATTCTACCGCAAGACTTGATTAAATTTGGTATGATTCCCGAGTTTGTGGGTAGGTTCCCTGTTATTGCACGACTTAACAAACTTACTCGTGAAGAGCTTATTAAAATTTTGGTTGAACCTAAAAATGCCATTGTGAAACAATATCAAAAAATGTTTGAAATTGATGGTGTCTCTCTTGAGTTTGAGCACGAGGCTCTCGAATATATTGCAGATAGAGCCCTGGAATTGAATATGGGGGCAAGAGGTTTGCGTTCTGTTATGGAGCAATCAATGATAGAGTTGATGTATAAGATACCTCAAAACAAGCATGTAAAGAGGTGTATTATTACAAGAGAGTTCCTTGAAGATGGGATAGAACCCATTTTATTAAACTCCAAAAACGAGAGAGTTACCTTGAAGGATGCAGCTTAA
- the clpP gene encoding ATP-dependent Clp endopeptidase proteolytic subunit ClpP yields MPIIPSVVETTGRGEVSFDIYSRLLKDRIIFLTDEIETYQANLIVAELLYLESLDSTQDIYLYINSPGGEVIPGMAIYDTMQYIKAPVATICLGQAASLAAVILAAGRKGKRFALPHSRILIHQPWGGAQGQATDIEIQAKELIRIKKMINEILSKHTGQPVEKIQKDTERDYFMSPEEAKEYGIIDQIISIREP; encoded by the coding sequence TTGCCAATTATACCAAGCGTTGTAGAAACAACAGGAAGAGGAGAAGTTAGTTTTGATATTTATTCAAGGCTTTTAAAGGATAGGATCATATTTTTAACTGATGAGATTGAAACTTACCAGGCTAACTTAATTGTTGCTGAGTTGCTTTATCTTGAATCTCTTGATTCTACTCAAGACATTTACTTATACATAAATAGCCCCGGTGGTGAAGTAATACCCGGTATGGCTATATACGACACCATGCAGTATATAAAGGCACCAGTCGCAACAATTTGCCTTGGGCAGGCTGCATCTCTTGCTGCGGTGATACTTGCTGCAGGAAGAAAAGGAAAAAGGTTTGCCTTACCTCATTCAAGAATTCTTATCCACCAGCCTTGGGGTGGTGCACAAGGACAGGCAACTGATATAGAAATACAGGCAAAAGAACTTATTAGAATAAAGAAAATGATAAACGAGATACTCTCGAAACATACAGGGCAACCTGTTGAGAAAATACAGAAAGATACTGAAAGGGACTATTTTATGTCCCCCGAGGAAGCAAAGGAATATGGCATTATTGACCAGATTATTTCAATAAGAGAACCATAG